The DNA region ATAATGGGGCGCTGGTAAGCCTCCTCGCTGTGGGCAATCTTTTCTTCGAGCACCTCCCAGTTGATCTTCCCGGCCCGCTGCGTTTTGAGCGGCCGCCGCCCGTGCGTGCGCCCTTCATGGCCGTAACTCAGCACTTCGAAACGTACCAGACGCTGAATGTCTCGCACCGCGAGTGAGCACTGATAAAACACCACGCCGAACTGATGCAGCCGGATGGCTGGAACCGACGTCATCGCGCCTCCTTTTGCCCACAGCGGCACTCTACGGGAGCGGAAGCAGCTCGGTCAAGCCGGCGAGAGAGTGCTTGGTGAACGCGGGAGGCGTACGCAGGCGGGCCGTGTCCTCGGCCGTCAGCGGTACACATAGGCGAAGGTGAGAACCGTCAGCGTCAGGGTGGCAAGAGTCACGGGAATTCCCACGCGGGCGTATTGCCAAAACGAAATCGCGATCCCGGCGCGCCGGGCTTGTTCGAGCACAATCAGGTTGGCCACCGAGCCAATGGTGAGCAGATTGCCGGCAAACGTGCTGGCGGCGGCAACGAGCATGGCGGTGCGTGTTGGGTCGGTTGCCTGCACAACGGCGGGTTTGAGCAACATCACCGCCGGCACGTTGCTCACCAGGTTGGAAAGCGCAGCGGTGGCGGCGAGGAGCGCCGCGACGCCCCAATGGTGGATGCTGGCCACGGCGGAAAGCACGCGGCGGTCGATTCCCGCATGCTCGACGGCACCCACGATCACGAACAGGCCAATGAACAGCACCAGCAGCGGCCAATCGATTTCCCGGTAAATCTTCTCAGGGCGCACGCGGCGCGTGGCGAGAAGCCAGGCGGCCACGCCGAGGGATACTTCCGCGACGGGGTAACCGGCAAAGAACAAACTCACGGTCAACAATGCGGCAAAACTCGACTTGTACAGCAGCGGCTTGTGCACCCGCCGCTCGAGTAAGTCGGTTGCCGGTACCGTAAGGTGCCCATAGAGTTCGCGGCGGAAGAGGAGGCGCAAGATGGCGTAATCCACTACGAGGCCGGCCGCGGCGAGCGGCGCGAGGTGCAGGGCAAAGTCCGCGTACGGAACGCGCGCGAAACTGGCGACCAGCATGTTTTGCGGATTGCCGCTGATCGTGGCCGCACTGCCAATGTTCGCCGCAGTGGCGAGCGCGAGCAAATACGGTGTGGGCGGGAGGCGCAGGCGGTGGGCAACTTGCAACACCAGCGGAGTGCAAACGAGACACACGACATCATTGATGAAAAAAGCCGCGAGGATCCCCGGTACGAACACCGTGACCGCCAGGAGCTGCCGCGGCGAGCGCGCGCGGGCCACAGCGCCGGCGGTGACCAGACGGAAAAACCCCGCCAGGCGAAGGTTGGCGACCACGATCATCATGCCGAAGAGGAAGATCAACGTGCGGTAATCGACGGCCTCGACGGCAGCGTCGAGCGGAATCGCCCCGGTGAGCAGCATGGCGGCAGCGCCCATAATGGCGATGCCGGTACGGTCGAAGCGGAACGGAGGCAGGCCGCCCACGGCCAGCAGGGCGTAGGAGACGAGGAAAAGCGCGAGCGTCAGGCGGTCCATGGTCGCCGGCAGCCGACCTTGCGCACGGCAATACCGTGGCGCTTCAGCCACCGTTGCCAGTAGCCGAGGGCGCGCAGCGAGTACGGTTCCATCTCCACCGGTTGCCAGCGTTCGCCTTGTTGCGCGGCGTAGCCCACGCACAACTCGTCGCCGTCGAGCGTAAAGGCGAGGCTCACGACGCGATCTTGCTCGCGCAGTTGGTACCAGGTGCCGACCGCCACCACCTGCTCGCCGCTGGCGAGGCGGGCAACCACCCCGAGCTGGCTGAGGGTGCGGTCGGACTTGACCGACACCTGCCCACCACCGCGGCGGCGTTTTGCGCCCACGAGCTGCGCCTCCCCGCCGTTTAACGGATGGCGTCGAAGCCGGTGATGTCCCGCCCGACGATGAGCGTGTGCATATCGTAGGTGCCTTCGTACGTATTCACGGTTTCCAAATTGAGCATGTGGCGGATCACCGGGTATTCGTTCACAATGCCGTTGGCCCCCAAAATGTCGCGCGCCAAGCGGGCAATCTCCAGAGCTTGCGCCACATTGTTGCGCTTGGCCAGCGACACTTGTTGCGGGCGCAACTTGCCTTGGTCTTTGAGTTGCCCCAATCGGTAAGCGAGCAACTGCCCCTTCGTGATCTCGCTCAGCATGAACACCAGCTTTTGCTGCACGAGTTGATAACCTGCAATCGGCCGCTCGAACTGATGCCGCGTCTTCGCGTACTCCAGAGCGGTGTGATAACAGGCCATGGCCGCCCCGAGAGCACCCCACACGATGCCGTAGCGGGCTTGCGTGAGGCAGGAAAACGGGCCTTTGAGACCGAGCACGCCGGGGAGGACGTTGGCATCAGGCACGCGGACTTCGTCGAGAACGAGCTCGGAAGTGATCGATGCGCGCAGCGAGAATTTCCCTTTGATATCGCGCGCGGAAAACCCGGGACGATCGGTTTCGACCAAAAACCCCCGAATGCCCTCCGGGGTTTTCGCCCAGATTACAGCGAGTTGTGCAATCGAGCCGTTGGTAATCCAGCGCTTGGTGCCTGTGAGGACCCAATGCGAACCGTCGCGCCGCGCTTTGGTTTCCATCCCGCCCGGGTCGGAGCCGTGGTCCGGTTCGGTAAGGCCGAAGCAACCGATCACGTCTCCCTTGGCCATGGGAGGGAGCCAGCGCTGTTTCTGCTCCTCCGAGCCGAAGGCATAAATCGGGTACATGCACAGCGAGCCTTGCACGGACACCATCGAGCGCAGCCCGCTGTCGCCACGTTCCAGCTCTTGGCAAATCAGGCCGTAAGCGATGTTGTCCAAGCCGGCGCAACCATAGCCGTGCAGGTTTGCGCCAAAGAGGCCAAGCGCGGCCATGCGCGGGATCAAGTGCCTGGGAAACTCCTCGCGGGCATGGCAGTCTTCGATAACGGGCAACGCCTCGCTCTCCACGAACTCGCGCACCGTCCGCTGAATCAAGCGCTGCTCCGGGGTGAGCAGATCGTCGAGGCCGTAGTAATCGACTCCGGAAAATCGTTGCATGGTGCGGTCACCTCACTGGGAATGGCCGCCCTTATCGCAAAGGAACTCCACTTGTGCCAACTGTTGTCGGAGCGAACAGGTTGGTCGTGGGGGTGCGGACAAAATCGAATCACTCGGATCAACGGAACTTGGCTGACGGTCTGCCGGCTCGCTCCCAGCGATCGATCGCATGCTCCGTCTGAGCGGAACGGGGCGGGAAGCCCTCTGTTCGCCTCGCGGCGACGGATCAGTGGGAGCGCCACCCCTCGATCACCGTGAGTCGGAGGTTCTCCCAGCGATTGATGGGCTGGGTGTCGGGGAGTTCCACCGCCCAAATGCCGGTTGCGTGCTCGCGCAGCAGCACAGCGATCTCTTGCTCCCACGCTTCGAGGTAGGGCCCGGCACGCCAGCCGGTGACCGGGTGAGGCCCTGGCGGCATCGTGGGCACCGGGTGGCCGGGTGGAGGCGCACTTAAATCGCCCACGAGCCACACGCGGTGCCCGCTTTGAAGGGTGTCTTCGATGCGCTGGCGTTCGGCGGCGATGCCTTGGCTTCCGCGGGCGATCTTGGCGCGAATTTGCAAATGGTAGTGAAAGCGGCGGTCGGGAATATCGGGGAGAGTCATCCACGGCGCTTGGCCGCGATAGTAACGGCCGAAGCTGATCCCGCAGTACCAGGGAGCGACCACCACGAGGTCCGTCGGCGCTGCTTCGTGTGCGACGGCAGCGGCGATGAGGTCGGCATTGGTGGCGCGGACTTTCGTGCTCGGTAGGTCTTGCCAAGCGGTAACGGCCGCGGCCGAGGCGAGCATCGCGAGCACGAACCATTGTGCGGTTTTGGGGCGCGCCACCAAGAGGTGGGCCAAGTTCGCTTCCGCTGCGAGAGCGAGCAGCGCGTTGAGGGAAAAGTAGTGCCACTCTTGGCTCGGCAAGCGAGCAATTGTCCGGAAATAGACGAGAAACCCGGCGAGACCGATCAAGGCAGCGAGGGCAAGCACGCATTCCGGTTGGGATGCTGCTCGGGAGCGCAGGCAGCGTGCGCTGCCGCCAACGACGATGGCGAGCGCAGCGAGCCAGAGCAAAAACTGGGCGGGGAGTGCAGTGCCGAGACTTTCCCACCACACGCGCGCGACTCCCGTCAGGGTTACGGGCCGCTGCTCGGCGCTGCCGACTTCGAAGGCATAGGCAATCCAGTGCCAGGAGAGTCCGAGCGACAGGGTGGCGGCGCCGAATGCCACGGCAAGGCCAGCCCAAATGC from Candidatus Binatia bacterium includes:
- a CDS encoding anion transporter — protein: MDRLTLALFLVSYALLAVGGLPPFRFDRTGIAIMGAAAMLLTGAIPLDAAVEAVDYRTLIFLFGMMIVVANLRLAGFFRLVTAGAVARARSPRQLLAVTVFVPGILAAFFINDVVCLVCTPLVLQVAHRLRLPPTPYLLALATAANIGSAATISGNPQNMLVASFARVPYADFALHLAPLAAAGLVVDYAILRLLFRRELYGHLTVPATDLLERRVHKPLLYKSSFAALLTVSLFFAGYPVAEVSLGVAAWLLATRRVRPEKIYREIDWPLLVLFIGLFVIVGAVEHAGIDRRVLSAVASIHHWGVAALLAATAALSNLVSNVPAVMLLKPAVVQATDPTRTAMLVAAASTFAGNLLTIGSVANLIVLEQARRAGIAISFWQYARVGIPVTLATLTLTVLTFAYVYR
- a CDS encoding acyl-CoA dehydrogenase; the encoded protein is MQRFSGVDYYGLDDLLTPEQRLIQRTVREFVESEALPVIEDCHAREEFPRHLIPRMAALGLFGANLHGYGCAGLDNIAYGLICQELERGDSGLRSMVSVQGSLCMYPIYAFGSEEQKQRWLPPMAKGDVIGCFGLTEPDHGSDPGGMETKARRDGSHWVLTGTKRWITNGSIAQLAVIWAKTPEGIRGFLVETDRPGFSARDIKGKFSLRASITSELVLDEVRVPDANVLPGVLGLKGPFSCLTQARYGIVWGALGAAMACYHTALEYAKTRHQFERPIAGYQLVQQKLVFMLSEITKGQLLAYRLGQLKDQGKLRPQQVSLAKRNNVAQALEIARLARDILGANGIVNEYPVIRHMLNLETVNTYEGTYDMHTLIVGRDITGFDAIR